The genomic stretch CAGTGAATAGCCCAAAGGTTAGTTAAAGCTTGCAAGGTGGTAATACCCTTCATTTCTGTTGTTAAAGCTAGACTGCTTATTGTGTGATGTTAATTTGGCTCTTTTTGGGTTGCTTCTTTAAGGTCAGTGCTGTGTCACAGCTGGAATTGAGCCCTAAAAGGAGGTGCAACATCAGGGACCTCACCAAGGTTTGTTAGACATTAATATTTCTTCTCTTGAAAATAAACATATCCTTTGAGCTGTACAATATTCTTGTTTTCTCACTGATTGGGATCGCACAAGAAAAGGCTAAACACAGACATCTTCagtttatttattaaaaaattctctctctctctctctctctctctctctctctctctctctctctctgcatgAAGGAAGCTGCAGGAATTGGCGATGATCACGGAAGAGAGGGGATGGATTGTACAGATGCAGCCATGGACGGAGTGAGATTTGGTGATCAGAGTCAGACGAGTATAGCTCCATGTGCAGAGCTCAAGGACAAGGGGATTTGTTTGTTCCCTTTGTCCGTGCTACTACACTACCATGGACGAACAAACTGAGAGCTCTCAATGTATGAACAGCATATGAAGTGTTGACCCTTTACACTCTATGCATGTGTGGGATAGATGCCGGAAAAAATACATTTATATGCAGTGTGGTGATACTGTGGATATGCTTTTCTTTAATGAAAAAATATGTGAATATTACTATTACTCGTACGCAAGCCAAGTGTCCTggtttcattttcattttcgtTGTGTTCTACTCACAAATCTGACTATAACTAACGAGTACTGGTTATATGAGCTCAGTATGTACTACTACTTGATGGGTCCAAAATCTAACAGAAAGAAGTTAAGTATAAGGGGTAAGTACAAATGCATTTTTTGATGAAAGGAAATGTGTTTCATGAATGTTTTCATAATTTTCTGAGTTAAGATAAACTTGTATCACCAGTGTGAAGAGGTCATGTAGTTTGTTTGACCCAATCAGAATACCATTACTCCTATCATCTAAAAAACAACCAGTACTGGCATTCTTCACGGATGACCAACATATATATAAGTTGAAAGAATAACTCTTTGGTATGGTAACTTGAAACCATTTGGCCGTCATTTGCAGTGCGTGACAATGTTGCTCTCCTCTAGCTTCTAGCTAGATTTAATTCTCATTTCCTTTGAAAGAAAATCCCTCACCTAGCTGTCACTTTTGTTTGATATGAAATCAAGTGTTTTCATACCGACCGGTGCACTAGCTcatcagcatgaatgcatgACCAAATGGTCTATGTACCCTACTCACTTGGTCACTTGTGTGCATCATGGCTACCAACCATGCAGGCATGCATGAGTGGTTCATGTACCAGAACTTACCAAACTGCTCATCTCTTTGAATCTCGATACCATGTCCTTTCCTTCTCCCTCCATGCAAGTTCAGTGCTGAAAGAAAAATCAAGACTTTCAGATATCTCACTTAGTGATATTCTCCTTTTGACAACGAAGAtaaagtgtgtgtgtgtgaagaTAAGGGTGATATGCAATGGCATGCTTATGAACAGAAAGGGTGGTTAGCAAGTAGCTTTCAGTGCACAAGTAGTTAAGGATTAAATGTTGCAAAGGATTGGAAGCTGAGAGACTCTGTTTTTTGGCGGAAAAAAGGGGGCTTATATTAACAAAGCAAACAAAGGCTTAGGGGTCTCCCTGATCAACAGCTTGAGCTTGTCTTCAGGCTCTAGTCATGCACATTGACATTACTTTCTACTGCACCATCTTTGTACCTTTCACCGATATTAATTTGGAGTCAAGCTCAAACATGAAGCCATGAGAGCTACCTATGCGTAGCTTTTCGTCTTAGATTCATGGTTCACCACGTTTCTGAACAATCGTCTCGTTTCATTACTGTCGGAACACATGACTAACACGCCAATTAAGCTCTGTCTGGAGCAAAGATAGGAAAAACTCCTATGCCGCCTACTAAGTGTAGTAACTTTTCTAAGTACCAACTTCTCTATGCTGCATCACACAGACGTGGTTTTCAGTTTGAGATTACAATTGAGTTAACTGGACACGAACACTCATATGTATAATTTTAGTTTCAAGACTTCGGAAATTTACTACTTCATTGATTGCCTGAAAGTCTGGCCTGAATCATATAAAGTTCCAAATTTTGCACTTTAAATTCTCTACGCTCAGAAGCTTTTTACTTTTTAGTGAAGTTTTTAGTTATTATTAAGTACTGTTTCAGACTATAAACATCTATTATATATTCTGCCAAATGCCAATTCTAGTTTTAGTTATATGATGTATATCATTTTTGTAGAACCAGAATCCAAATTCATAGATTCTTAGAAGGAAAATAAACACTCCATACTTGTATGCATGATGACGGCCAGTGTTGGGCTCCATGTTACTGAAGCTTCTACCAAAAGGGAgcataaaataaaaaggaaacacATAATTTTTTAACTAATCCATAATCTAAACTAGCTAACGCTGTCTCTTTTAAAAACTGTCGAAGACTAATCAGCTACGCTGATCTCAATCTTCAACCAGAGTAAGTACATTGTATATGCATCGTCTGAATTATTGACAAGTGGAACAAAAATAGCTTCTTGCAGGCCCCGTGGAACCATAGAAAAACAACGAACTCAAACTGAAAAGAGAATCACATCCATGTGCACGGCATTAAGGTTGGTAAAGCATTCGAAGTACAATATCAAATAATCCACGTCTTGGTGTTGGCCGCCTGGCGTTAGCTTATTTAAATAGCAAAAAACTGTATGTTCTTGCACCCGTGTACACATATGGCCAATATTCTTCAGCCGTCCTGGTTAAAAATTGTGACAAGTTGCAGTTTTTTCAGGAAATAATTAATACAAAAAATTGATGGATTATAAAGTCAAATTTTCTCCAATTTACAAGAAATATATTCTTTGGTGGTGAACTTAATTCGGTGTGGAGCAAATTATTTGACATTCAGATTTTTTTTGTATTGCAAAAAAATCAATCTTGTTTCCTGAAGTCTTGTCGGTCACACGACAAGAACATCTATGTGTAGCTCACATGCTTCCTTAGcttgtttccttttccttccgGTTCCCCCTCTCATATCCACACAGGGAATTCAGTACAGTGGGCCTGTTGGACTGCTTGACCTGACAATGCTGGATTGTGTTCACTGGACAACCTACCAGCAGGTGAGAATTGTGAAATCGTGGTCACATAAAGCAACACATAGTTATGTACTGTTTAGAGCGAACCATGGATGTCGGCTGGACCCATCGCGAAACAAAGGTTGTTTCGACATCTCTGGTGCCTCCTCTCTTTTCAATTTAGCCGCCCACATGGTAGCTTAAAGAAAAATGCTCAAACTAGAATTCACAAGTTCTCATTGAAAGGTAGCACTTCATCTTTGCATCTTTTTCAGCTTCAAATGTTCAGAAATTTTCTTAAGAGTGTATGGTGTGCTACCTTTGATGCTAGGCATGTGAACAGTTGCAAGCTGCGGGCATAATTTAGTCCTGGATTGTAGGGACTTTAGAATGCCAACAAATGTATCAGCTTGTTTATTGTTTTGCTGCCGCTGGTAGGTGCCCGAATGATTGATGGGAAAATGCACCTCATTATCCTATCTGTATTATTACAGAGAAACGATTCTGCAGGATACTGCCACAGAAAGTCTGGTCGCTTGCAATGTAAAGTGCACATCCGACTAGAATAAAATTAAACTTATTACACATAAAAAGAGTGGTGCTATAGAAATATGGGCACCATGTCCTTTTGACATCATGAATATAATATATCAAGGTATGGGAAAAAACATGAAATCTTCTTCGGCTAGTTATAAATATCTCCCAGTATCTTTGATGAGATTGTTCCAATCTAGTTCCTTGTCATATCTACCATACAATTCAAGAACAATTTTATTAATGCTATGTTCAATGCACTCTGATTGGAATCAGTCAGGATAGGTATAAACACATGACTACTGATTACAATAATAAGACTGCGGTGAGATTTGGATTGAAGAATAAACTCCAAGCAATAGGAGTAGTTGAGCTGAAGAGGAAGAATTAAATCTTCAGATAGGCAGACCATTGACTTTTTCAGAAGCTTTCTCTGATCTTTATGATGGAAACATTTCATCAGCTCCAGGAGGAGCTACCAATTTGGAAAAGCTACCAGATAGTACCCCCTATGATACAAGAGCATGAAAATAGTTTAGGCCATTTTGCCTTGTTGATACTTGGTAGGGATAGGCCGTTTGAACTTTTAAGACCATCACGCTGCGACATACATTTAAAATAACACATTTACAATTTTATGAATAGTTTCGTATTTCAACGTAGTGTTTATACCTGTATCCTTGTCTGTAGAACTTCAACCTGGAAATAAAGTGAGATGAGAAAGAAGAAGGCAAGCACAGAAGACGGAGAAGGCCTAAAATGGAAGAGGCCGCTCAATGCCTGGCCCAAAGAGAAGGAGATGCTACCTTTGGGCCAAAATAACCCGGCCCATCAAGGAAAtccttctctccttttttttttccggctAACTCCCGTGAGGGTGGCTTTCAGAGTTGACGCTGTAAGCAGTTAAGCACAATACTCATCGTTTGACAAATACCCACATAGCACAACGTCCGAAACTCTGAAACTCATTTGATATTGTAATAAAGTTTGTATATGTTTGCATGATTTAATGTCCTCCGAAAACACGTTTATTGTCCTCTGCTAGAAGACAATAAATTCTGTCCTCTAGCAATATACACAACAACTGACAAAATTTGGTAGAAGATACGGAACTAATTaggcacctttttttttttttaagacgGTCAGGCACGGGAGGCAGGCGCGGGGGAGGCGAGGCAGGACACGAGGTCGGTGCGTTCGTGCGTGCCATACCGCGCGCCGGTGAGATCCCCAAGAAGACGACGGCGACGAACGGAACCCCCACAAAAATCTcacctttctcctcctcctttcttcccaGATCTCTCTTCCCCCACACCCCGGCTGCCGCCGCAGATCTGAGGGTCATTGGCAGCCATGATCTCCAGCAAGCTCAAGTCCGTCGACTTCTACAGGTGTGCGCCCGATCTGCCCTCCCTCGATCTGGAGCACCCATCCGTTCCTCGATTATTTTCCCGGGATAGGCTGGGGTGTGTTTTTCGGGGGGATTAGATGAATACTGAGAGTGGTCTCGTGCGGTTGCGCTGGGCGGATTTCGGTGAATCCTGGTATCCTGGATGACAGCGGTGTGTTCTTTACAGCGAATGCGCTATTGCAGTTTGGCGCGGGAGCTCTGCGTCAGTGATTTCCTTTATCCGGTTGTAGCTCGGTAGAGACGAGAGACTTACACGACGAATTGGTAGATGCTGTGCTCAGAATCctgttcttttcttcttttttttttgtgtgggGGCCTTTCTGTAATTGCACTTTGATTGGTAGTGCACTCAATGCCCATTGTTAGATTTCATTCTGCAGTGGTGCTTCGGTTTGGACATATGCCATTGCCATTCTAAAATAGAAGCTAGTCTGACAGTTTTGGATTACATAGGATAAGCCCCATGTTTCCAGTTTTCTTAAAGCAAAAAAAGGATGTTTTTTGTTCAGATGATATACATCCATGATATGATGAACTAATGTATAAGGGTCTGATACTCTGGTCCATCATGCATGCTTGGATTTGAGAGCTGATTGGTTCTAGTTCCTCGATGTACCAACCATGCTTTTCAGTGAGAAACTTAATGTTGTTCATGTCCATATTGTTGTTTGGATACCCATGGTTGGAGGTAGCCTGAGTGCCTTGGGGCAGTCATAACTTGGTTTGAGCCAACTGTTTGTGCTTCATTTGGAGGCCCCAGGAACAATAATTTGGAGACTAATTTGAGTCAGAAATTCTAAGTATTTTTTATAGTTTCTTTGTATCTAATAAAAATGTATAGACTAAGTTGATTCAGGATGACTAGCTTTTATGTTGTCGTATCCTAAGTTTCATTTTCAAATGACGGGTTTTTAtagtttcttttgttctttataGTTGTAATAATGCTTGATTATTTTTTCATGTTGCAGGAAAATCCCTAGGGATTTGACCGAGGCATCACTATCTGGCGCTGGATTATCCATTGTAGCAGCACTAGCTATGATGTTTTTGTTTGGAATGGTCTGTTCCCTCCCCACCCCACCCNNNNNNNNNNNNNNNNNNNNNNNNNNNNNNNNNNNNNNNNNNNNNNNNNNNNNNNNNNNNNNNNNNNNNNNNNNNNNNNNNNNNNNNNNNNNNNNNNNNNTGCAACATCATATTTCTTGAGGTAGTGAGATCTATTGGATAAGCTACCACTCAGGGCAACTGCAAATTGTAGGGAGGGCACTTGTTGGTTTGCAGCATTATTTGGTTTCATTAGTCTTGCTGGTCATTTGAGCTCTCGAATGGTTTTGGGGAATCAAGTGccattatattttttccttgaACACATCGGATCAAGTGTCGTTTATTTCTTCCCTTCCTTGGTTCATGTAGTTCCTGTTGGGTTTCATCTCTAGCATACACCAAATTACTCGTACAAGGCTTTGGTGTTGGTTGGAATTTGGGACAATTTCAGCAATTCTTGACTGTGAAGCTTAATTGTTGTTCCCTCAAATGTTTACTGACTGCCGTTGTCTTTTACAGCTTTCCTGCACTTTCATGTGAATTTGCATCAGTTGATGTCAGTGATGTGCTGGGAACAGTAAGATATATCTTTGCCtcatatgcttttttttttgttctatcTTTTAGAATATGGCAATATTATTAGTTGCTATCCTTCAACGGTACGAGAAAAAAGGGGAACATAAGAGACATTATATTTTTcagaaaacaaagaaacatTGAAGTACTCATGCATACTATCTTGCACGTTAAAATCATTTTTCACTAGCTTTTGTAAGCTATGTATACATCTGCACACCGCATCATCTTTTTTTCTCGGTTAACTTTATTTAGTTATCTGTTAAATCCATATGCAGAACAGATTGAACATAACGAAGACTGTTCGCAAGTTTTCGATTGATCGGAATTTAGTACCAACTGGATCAGAATTCCACCCTGGGCCTATTCCCATTGTCAGTAAGCATGGTGATGATGTTGAAGAAGTTGTTGATGGTTCAGTTCCCTTGTCATCTCGCAATTTTGATAGCTATTCGCACCAGTAAGTATTTAGTTATCTACCAACTTACAGTCCTGGTTGATCAAACATAGAGGTCATTTTTTTATTGTAAGATCGTATCATATCAATAACAAAATAATTGTTCATGTTATTATTTTCATCACCATCTTATGCTCTACATTCATGTCGCAGTTTATATTCAGCGTATCTCAATAGCTCCAATTCTTTTGGCCAGATTCTTTATTTGTCACCTAATGTTTGGTGCAGTATTTCACCCCTACTGTATTTTTTATGGGATCCCTAATATTGCTTAGTTATCCTGCTCTTATTCCTTTTTAGGTATCCTGTTTTGGTTGTCAACTTTTATGCCCCCTGGTGTTACTGGAGCAATCGACTGGTTagtatttatttcctttttgttcCTTTTCACTCATTTACGTTCATTACTTTGGCTACTATATTTCTGAGGCAACAATTATTGTATGATAACGTGCTAGTCATCTGGACATAATATACAGCACAGAACAATAGTTGCTCCACAATGCAGCAGGAGCCATTGCCATAATTTGGTTAATTTAATTTTAGATGCTTAATTTTTTATGCTTTTTATTCCAAAATATATTTGTGGTTATCTTCTGGTGAAGTATATGCAATATGTTGAAACTTTGCTTattactcctttttttttttcagaaacctTCGTGGGAGAAGACTGCGACAATAATAAGGGAGAGGTAAATACTATTGTTTTATATGCTCCAAAGAAAGCTTAGTGATCAACGTCTTACACCGCTAATGGATGACATTGTTTTTGATCATGTGCAGATATGACCCTGAAATGGATGGTAGAATCCTTCTTGGCAAGGTTGACTGCACTGAGGAAGCTGACTTGTGTAGGAGGTCTGTAACTATTGAGACTTACATTCAGAACCAACATGATTTGAATGTGTATGATGCCATATGGAATCACAATTCATTGTTGGATATATCATGAGTAATTTTGTCAAGTAGTTACAAAGCCTCTAAATAAGTGGTATTATGATTTGAGTCTAAAAATATAATTATGCCATTGTGTTTCATAAAATGATTGGAATGTGTATGAGATGCAATATGGAATCACAATTCATTGTTGGATATATTATGAGAATTTTTGTCAAGTAGTCACAAAGTCTCTAAAATAAGTGGTATTATGATGCGAGTCTAAAAATATAATGATGCCATCGTGTTTCATAAAATTACAATGTCACTTCCATCTGGTTTCTGTAGTACTTATTTGTTTTTGGAACTATTTGCATTGAGAACTGTTCCTTCTCATACTTCAGTTGAAAAGATCTATTAAGACTGGAATTGCTCAAGGAACGTTTCCGTGGAAAGCTCATGCCTCATTCTTCTATTTATTTGGGACCACATTTGTTTGATGCTTGACTATTTGTTGAGATTTTATTTGGAGGCTGCTCTGGTTTCTGGCCTTGTTGGCCGTTATGGTGTCATCTTTGGAGCTTGTTAGGTCATATAGATCTCCCCATCCCCTCTTcgagttttccaaaaaaaagaggGGATGCCAGAATAGTGAATTGCCATATTCACAGACAGATAAAAATGGTGCCAGAATTATATATATTTACCATCTATAATGAAATGCTCTCTTGTGTATCTGATGATCTGATCATTTCTTTGATGGTGCCACATATGCACATTTCAAGCTACACGTACTGATAACTTAGTATTGACCACAAGAGACATCCTGTGATTGTTTTTGTTCCTTTTCACTCACATCATGAAACCTGTTGTTCTTTTATAACTTTTTTTGGTTGGTGATTTTTCTGATGTTTCTTAATCAATAAAATAGCTAgaatatatttttcatcactttaATTTATCAAATGCAGGCACCACATACAAGGATACCCATCCATTCGTGTTTTCCGTAAAGGGTCTGATGTCAAGTAAGCACAGTAATCTTACATTCTATTTAGATACCTTCTGGGGTTTGCTTAGCTAGTCTCCAGGGATACGCTACTTGGTCTGCAAACATTTGTTTGTTCTATATCTGTTTTTATATTTGCCCTAGTTCAaggaacccccccccccccccctaattTTTGTTTACACAGGGAGAATCAGGGTCACCATGATCACGAATCATACTACGGGGAGCGTGATACAGAGAGTTTAGTTGCGGTATGTTATGGATCACCTGGTTTCTATTCTTTTTACTGATTTAACAATGTTTGTATTTACTATGATTCTATATCCCAAACATCAGGCAGGAGGAAATGAAATGACCTCTAAAAGGCCAAATATCCTTTATTTGTTGATCCACATTATCTATTGTTAGCTCTTAACAAATTCCTGATGTTATGTTTTAAACCTCAGGCAATGGAAACGTATGTTGCAAACATTCCGAAAGAAGCTCATGTGCTTGCTTTGGAAGACAAATCCAATAAGACTGTTGATCCTGCCAAGCGCCCTGCTCCCGTGACTGGTGGATGCAGAATTGAAGGTTTTGTGCGGGTCAAAAGGGTAAATGAGCTACACTAAAACTTGCATGGAGATAATTTTGTGCTAATGGTTGATAATGGAGAAGGGTGTTTTGCTGTCTTTAATAATAACATGTCCTGTTTACCAGGTTCCAGGGAGTGTTGTTATATCGGCTCGATCTGGGTCACACTCCTTTGATCCATCCCAGATAAATGTTTCACACTATGTGACACAGTTCTCATTTGGCAAAAAACTTTCGCCAAGGATGTTCTATGAATTCGTAAGACTAACTCCCTATCTTCGAGGATACCACGATAGATTAGCTGGCCAGTCTTACATGGTTAAGCATGGTGAGGTTAACGCCAATGTTACTGTAAGTTTCTAACTTTTCATTATCTTTTCTTATTGTCAGTTATTTTCAGCTCCAATACTTTTTGTTTCTTATGATTTACATAGATTTTGATTCATTCATGTTATTCTTAGATTGAGCATTACCTACAAATTGTGAAGACTGAGCTTGTAACACTGAGGTCCTCAAAGGAACTGAAAGTGCTTGAGGAATACGAATACACAGCACACAGCAGCTTGGTGCACAGCTTCTATGTCCCTGTTGTGAAATTCCATTTTGAGCCTTCTCCCATGCAGGTTGGCACCctcattatcattaatcttctcTGTTTTATGAACGCGTGAATGATCCATCTAATACTATTATCATTCACTTCAGGTCTTGGTAACTGAAGTTCCAAGATCCTTCTCTCATTTCATCACAAATGTCTGCGCCATTATTGGTGGAGTCTTCACGGTGCGTACACATCCCTATTTTAATATATATATCTTGGTATCTGAGTCCAGAAAAAAATAATGGCTAATGAAAACTGACATGTAAATTCCAGGTTGCTGGAATACTGGATTCCATCTTCCACAACACGCTAAGGATGGTGAAGAAGGTTGAGCTAGGAAAGAACATCTAAGTTCCGGTGCCGCTACAAGCTTTGGCGGATGCGCTAGGTAGCCATTGTTTTGTTCTACATGGGTAGTGATTCATGCTGATGGATATATTAAAGAGGGAAAACGTGGGGTTGACAGAGTTGGAACTAGGGGTCATGAACTTGATACTAGGGATTTCACTGTTTTGCTACATCACTTACAAATAAGACAGTGGATCCTTGTGAGTGAACCCCGTGCTAATTGAGCAAGGTAACCTGCTGTTCTTGTAGAATGCCCATTCGCAGAATCTGCAGAGAGAAAAAAAGCTTGAACCGTGGACGTGCAGTGGGAGCTGCTCTGCCTCTTGACGACGTTGTCGCACGACACCGGGGCCGCCGCGCGCACCCTGAACGGGGCGAGCacggcggcctcgtcgccgcctggAACGGCAGCACCCCGGTGAGCACGTCCAGCGCGAAGACGCTGTGCAGGGTGATCTTCCTCGCGTCCACGTTTACGCTTTTACATGTTTTGCAATGTCAGAAAGCGCACAAAGACGGGCGTTTCTCAAAGACTGCCATTAGTCGGGTGAAAAGGGTATGATAATATTTATCTCTAAAAATATTACTACAATATAGTGGTTTTTATTTGAGTCAATAACATAATAGTTTTACATGTTTTTATTAGCATTTCATAGAAAATGTAGTGGCCAAAGCTCTAAATTGGGGATTGTACGTATCGATGTCTAAAAcgttatactccctccgtccggtAAAGGATGTAATTTTAGGAACAGGATCGTGTCCAACAAAGGATGCAATTTTAGACCTGGGTAGGGCTGCAGGCTAGCTGTTGTGCGACCTGCTAGGGTTAAAAAATCTGAACAGAGGCGTGTCAGGGGGCTGCAGCAAGAGCGGTGTGACCTAGGTCTTGTtcagttcccaatttgggagtggcaaaattgtcattttgccataaatgtgtaactgtagcatttcgtttgtatttgtgaattattgtccaaacattgactaattaggctcaaaagattcgtctcgcaaggtacaacaaaactgtgcaattagtttttgatttcatctacatttagtacttcatgcatgtaccgcaagtttgatgtgatgggaaatcttctttttgcatagtgtcaaagttgggattttggagggaagtaaacaagggcctagGGTGTGAGAGTGAAGGCCTTGATCCACGTGCGTAGTGCGCTTGGGAGATAGTGAGAGACAGAGAAAATAGGGATACAGATataggccccgttttcttccactgacttatttttagcacccgtcacatcgaatgtttagatactaattaggagtattaaacgtagactatttacaaaacacattacataagacgaatctaaacggcgagacgaatctattaaacctaattagtccatgatttgacaatgNNNNNNNNNNNNNNNNNNNNNNNNNNNNNNNNNNNNNNNNNNNNNNNNNNNNNNNNNNNNNNNNNNNNNNNNNNNNNNNNNNNNNNNNNNNNNNNNNNNNNNNNNNNNNNNNNNNNNNNNNNNNNNNNNNNNNNNNNNNNNNNNNNNNNNNNNNNNNNNNNNNNNNNNNNNNNNNNNNNNNNNNNNNNNNNNNNNNNNNNNNNNNNNNNNNNNNNNNNNNNNNNNNNNNNNNNNNNNNNNNNNNNNNNNNNNNNNNNNNNNNNNNNNNNNNNNNNNNNNNNNNNNNNNNNNNNNNNNNNNNNNNNNNNNNNNNNNNNNNNNNNNNNNNNNNNNNNNNNNNNNNNNNNNNNNNNNNNNNNNNNNNNNNNNNNNNNNNNNNNNNNNNNNNNNNNNNNNNNNNNNNNNNNNNNNNNNNNNNNNNNNNNNNNNNNNNNNNNNNNNNNNNNNNNNNNNNNNNNNNNNNNNNNNNNNNNNNNNNNNNNNNNNNNNNNNNNNNNNNNNNNNNNNNNNNNNNNNNNNNNNNNNNNNNNNNNNNNNNNNNNNNNNNNNNNNNNNNNNNNNNNNNNNNNNNNNNNNNNNNNNNNNNNNNNNNNNNNNNNNNNNNNNNNNNNNNNNNNNNNNNNNNNNNNNNNNNNNNNNNNNNNNNNNNNNNNNNNNNNNNNNNNNNNNNNNNNNNNNNNNNNNNNNNNNNNNNNNNNNNNNNNNNNNNNNNNNNNNNNNNNNNNNNNNNNNNNNNNNNNNNNNNNNNNNNNNNNNNNNNNNNNNNNNNNNNNNNNNNNNNNNNNNNNNNNNNNNNNNNNNNNNNNNNNNNNNNNNNNNNNNNNNNNNNNNNNNNNNNNNNNNNNNNNNNNNNNNNNNNNNNNNNNNNNNNNNNNNNNNNNNNNNNNNNNNNNNNNNNNNNNNNNNNNNNNNNNNNNNNNNNNNNNNNNNNNNNNNNNNNNNNNNNNNNNNNNNNNNNNNNNNNNNNNNNNNNNNNNNNNNNNNNNNNNNNNNNNNNNNNNNNNNNNNNNNNNNNNNNNNNNNNNNNNNNNNNNNNNNNNNNNNNNNNNNNNNNNNNNNNNNNNNNNNNNNNNNNNNNNNNNNNNNNNNNNNNNNNNNNNNNNNNNNNNNNNNNNNNNNNNNNNNNNNNNNNNNNNNNNNNNNNNNNNNNNNNNNNNNNNNNNNNNNNNNNNNNNNNNNNNNNNNNNNNNNNNNNNNNNNNNNNNNNNNNNNNNNNNNNNNNNNNNNNNNNNNNNNNNNNNNNNNNNNNNNNNNNNNNNNNNNNNNNNNNNNNNNNNNNNNNNNNNNNNNNNNNNNNNNNNNNNNNNNNNNNNNNNNNNNNNNNNNNNNNNNNNNNNNNNNNNNNNNNNNNNNNN from Setaria italica strain Yugu1 chromosome II, Setaria_italica_v2.0, whole genome shotgun sequence encodes the following:
- the LOC101755638 gene encoding protein disulfide isomerase-like 5-4, with translation MISSKLKSVDFYRKIPRDLTEASLSGAGLSIVAALAMMFLFGMVCSLPTPRIKCRLFLPFLGSCSSCWVSSLAYTKLLVQGFGVGWNLGQFQQFLTVKLNCCSLKCLLTAVVFYSFPALSCEFASVDVSDVLGTNRLNITKTVRKFSIDRNLVPTGSEFHPGPIPIVSKHGDDVEEVVDGSVPLSSRNFDSYSHQYPVLVVNFYAPWCYWSNRLKPSWEKTATIIRERYDPEMDGRILLGKVDCTEEADLCRRHHIQGYPSIRVFRKGSDVKENQGHHDHESYYGERDTESLVAAMETYVANIPKEAHVLALEDKSNKTVDPAKRPAPVTGGCRIEGFVRVKRVPGSVVISARSGSHSFDPSQINVSHYVTQFSFGKKLSPRMFYEFVRLTPYLRGYHDRLAGQSYMVKHGEVNANVTIEHYLQIVKTELVTLRSSKELKVLEEYEYTAHSSLVHSFYVPVVKFHFEPSPMQVLVTEVPRSFSHFITNVCAIIGGVFTVAGILDSIFHNTLRMVKKVELGKNI